In Tachysurus fulvidraco isolate hzauxx_2018 chromosome 5, HZAU_PFXX_2.0, whole genome shotgun sequence, the genomic stretch ACGTCACAACTCAAGACCGAAGTCATCCACGACATCAAGATGTGCTTTAAAACAAGCAGAGTCTCACGTTCCTGTCACTAAACATCACACTCGTCACACCTTCTCGATCACACTCAACACCGTGCTAGATTAAATAAgacgaaaaagaaaaaaaagacgcTTCTTTTTAAATCCGCTGTGAGATATAAATCGCAGCTTTACAGCCGACTTGGATCAGAGTCTTCAGAACCGGATATCCAGgaacctggaggaaaaaaaaaacacacacacaacaaacagaatgaaattattctcattattatttttttacaaagaagGAATATTCTACTCATGATGATGAGAGACAGACGTCAACCTCGGGTTAAAATCGTCTCTCACCTTCATCCCCAGAGCTTCTCAATACCAGTCTGAAGGAAGGATtggaaataaacatgaaataatCTATAGCACCTTTACCCCAAGCAGTCGGGCCAACAGAAACCTTCTTATTTCCAGCTCCGAGGGTCTTAATTCATCCACATTAGTTTCTTCTATTAGCTTTTTATCGTTTGTGAACAAGGTCACAACTTCAGACACATTAAGGCTGctttaaaaactatttatcatgttttttttttttggattatttaCAATCACACTAGAAACCTTTCAagacatttaacaaaataatattcGGACTTTTACCGTTCAAGATGAGTTACGTATTTGGGCATGTTCTTGTACTGAGCTAAAAAGTGTTAATACTCAGCAGTCCACATGCTCATGTTACATATTCCATATTCCTGGATTGGATTCTGTGGTGAATCGCACTGGTGAAAAAGGACTAAAGGTGAACACGCCACATTtccttaataaataattaattaattaataaatagttCTATTGTTGTTAAgccaatctaaaaaaaattactttttaaGCAATAATGTAAGAGAAAACTCTgtaaaggaatgaatgaatgaatgaatgaataaataacacagGGATTGAGAAGAGAAAGCGACAACTTTGTTTTGCTGTAGCATGACTCACCGACTCGGCGTCGTGTTCCAGCCCAGTGTCGTGATGCTCTAGTTCATCATCACGAAACTCTTTAATGAGCTGATggagtcaaacacacacacacacacacacacacacacacacacagaggaaataaATGATCAATTTTCATGAAAAATCTGTCCCTAACGAGTACATGTCAGAGGTGACTGTGGTAATGattaaaaactccctgagatgtcatgtggaagaaaccttaagaggaaccagactcacaaGGAGCCCACCCTCATCTTGGTGACACCTGATAAGGTCTGAGATTTGTCTCACACCTGTAATAACTCCTCGTATCTCTCGGGATCCTTCTCCATTAGTGTGCGGATTTGGTTGTTGTAGTGTTCAGAGATGCTCTCCTCCACCGCCACAGTGCAGGCCATGGCTCCCTCTTTCCCCAGAAGTGCAGTAGATgctcctttacacacacacacacacacacacacacacacacacacacacacacacacacacaaacacacacacacacactgtttcaatCCACAACTTCAGTATAACTTCATTGAACTGTATAGATTCATAATCattaaaaaggcaaaaacaaaccTACCAAGTAAAAATCCTGCAACGTTCCACAGAGGCAGCATGAGTGTCGGTCGCACTCGGTTCTCCCCCAAGATCTCATTAAACGTCTGCAAATGCATCTTTTCTTGGTCCCACATGTGCTGCCAATGACAGAGTTTGGTCTCAGTGAacgttaaaaacaaacattctgaATGCTGTTTCTGAGTCTCTTGCCTTCGCTGCACGGTGGAACGTTCAAGAAAGGTGCTCCAAATTCTGCTGTGCACGAACACATAAATGATTTAATACCTGGATAAGGGGACCTGTCTGAGTTCTTCCCAAAACAGCCATCTGTCCGGCGTAGATGCGATTGGCCCCGTATTCTCCTGCATGGTCCACACGTAGCATGCTGTCCAGTAAGGCTTTCTCCTCTTTGTCccgaggaggaggaagagtagTGTACTTTCTGCATAACAGGGAGCTGTTTACTGGAATAAAGGATGGAGACTGGTGCCATGTTCCTGCAGAGGTCAAGTCCATCATATGACAAACACATAAAGGACAGAAACTCTCTGGAATAGTGTTATGATGTTTGTTATGattgtttaaatatattgttatgATGTTTAACAGTGTTATGATGTTTGTTATGatcatatacatatattgtaATGATGTTTAATAGTGTTATGATGTTTGTTATGATTATATGCATATATTATGTTTAATAGTGTTATGATGTTTGTTATGATTGTATACATATATTGTTATGATGTTTAACAGTGTTATGATGTTTGTTATGattgtttaaatatattgttatgATGTTTAATAGTGTTATGATGTTTGTTATgatcatatacatatatagtaaTGATGTTTAATAGTGTTATGATGTTTGTTATgatcatatacatatatagtaaTGATGTTTAATAGTGTTATGATGTTTGTTATGatcatatacatatattgttATGATGTTTAATAGTGTTATGatgtttgttattattgtatACATATATTGGTATGATGTTTAATAGTCTTATGATATTTGTTATGAGTGTATACATATATTGTTATGATGTTTAATAgtgttatgtttaataaagataataaaaaggttatttatgtttattagcCTGACACAGTATTAATTATTGTACTAGTTTGGTGTATAAACAGTCATTAATGTGTACAGTTGAagtacaaacacactgacagttACCTCGGTTAATGACAGCAAGAACATTTCCTCCGTTTAACGGATAAACAACACGGCCCAAAACGTAATTCGTGGCTCTCTGCATAATTACTAGACGGTGACAATCTAGATTACTAGACAAAAtactaaaagaaaataaaacctaaGCTCCGTTATGCAAAGGTTGCGTTGGAAGTATTTGTCGCTTTTTAGATGACGCAATCACTGCGCGTCATCACAAAAAGAGGCGCTTTCTTGTTATTCCGCCCGTTCTCTGGCTAATCCGTGTTTCACattttatatgcatttattaCCATTTGCGAAACGTCACCATCACCTAGATTCCCTTTGTTTAACATTGgaatgttttgttatttattatacaatctattttttgtgttttatccaAGAGTAAAAATAGTTTCAGTCTCGATAGGTGGCAGCATTGAGCTACAGGtttgagacagacagacagacagctagacggacagatagacagacagacagatagatagatagatagatagatagatagatagatagatagatagatagatagatagacagacagacagacaggtataaaatagatagatagatagatagatagatagatagatagatagatagatagatagatagatagacagacagacagacagacagacagacagacagacagacagatagatagatagatagatagatagatagatagatagatagatagatagatagatagatagatgacaaAGGGATCTATCCCTACCTGCATCCATACATACactgttttcatatttaaataaagacagaTGTATACTCCTTGACCAACTTTctgaaaaatctgaaatattccTGCCAGCATTTAGGTCAGAAATTGAGGCTAAACAGAGAGAATAGAGTCCCTTCAGTCCCTAATCGCTGTCACGTGTGTCCGAGCAAAGACGATTTCTGCACACATCATGCCGGCAGTGTAATGTACACTAACAGCACAATGAGCCCGAGGAACAGggcaaagaataataaaaaagaaaaaaaaatcatgttattTTAAAGTAATGTGGCATTTATTACTCAGCTCTGTCTACCCTGTTGCACCATAAGATCAATGTTGACTAGATGTTACTTGGTCGTAGTAGTTACTATGGTATTACTTGGTAGTGTAACGTCACTATGAGTATCAGGGATTTTAAACACtgtgtacatttacacacttcTTTACACACTCCTACGTTGTTAGTTCACACTGTAGGTGTGCAGGTATTTTTCCATGGACAGAGTTAGTTATTTGTGCTCGAGCTGTGGAACTGCGTCACTGTGTGAAGACAGTGTTCTGTTGGTTGATGGCCTTTTTTGGTTggtaaaaatatttgaaaagcatgtaattttattaaaaaattgagTTTAATACAGAACCGAGGTGTATTAGAAAAGACTATGAAGAagtggggagtgtgtgtgagtatttgtgTAACCAGTATCCTTTGTTTCCTGCTCTTCCCGCTCGTTGTGAGACAGAAAGTGTGGACTTGGCATTCGGAAGTGAAGCGTAACTGTTCTCTGTTTTTAGCGTAACCAGTGAGTGTTAGCGGCCGTGTTTAATTGTTACGTTGTTTTCCATAAAACATCTATGAGAATTCTGCGACGTCGCCTTCGCTTCCCGTCAGCCTCTACAGCTGAGTGGTGAATTTGTGGCTGAAACAAGAATGCATGACATTTAACAAATCATTCTGTCAGTGTCATAATGTAAGGGTAGACAATAATCCTGCTGGGTCTGATTAATACTATTTTAAATTCTGATCTGAGGCTACAGCGGGCACCGGTTCAGCCAAGATTGGAAAACATCTCCTGGTCCTTCTCTGATCTGTTTAGATTTGGAAAG encodes the following:
- the coq7 gene encoding 5-demethoxyubiquinone hydroxylase, mitochondrial, producing MQRATNYVLGRVVYPLNGGNVLAVINRGTWHQSPSFIPVNSSLLCRKYTTLPPPRDKEEKALLDSMLRVDHAGEYGANRIYAGQMAVLGRTQTGPLIQHMWDQEKMHLQTFNEILGENRVRPTLMLPLWNVAGFLLGASTALLGKEGAMACTVAVEESISEHYNNQIRTLMEKDPERYEELLQLIKEFRDDELEHHDTGLEHDAESVPGYPVLKTLIQVGCKAAIYISQRI